One segment of Urocitellus parryii isolate mUroPar1 chromosome 5, mUroPar1.hap1, whole genome shotgun sequence DNA contains the following:
- the Ndst2 gene encoding bifunctional heparan sulfate N-deacetylase/N-sulfotransferase 2 isoform X1, which produces MLQLWKVVRPARQLELHRLILLLIAFSLGSMGFLAYYVSTSPKAKEPLPLPLGDCSSSGAAAPGLARPPLPPRMPRPPETARTEPVVLVFVESAYSQLGQEIVAILESSRFRYSTELAPGRGDMPTLTDHTHGRYVLVIYENLLKYVNLDAWSRELLDRYCVEYGVGIIGFFRAHEHSLLSAQLKGFPLFLHSNLGLRDYQVNPSAPLLHLTRPSRLEPGPLPGDDWTIFQSNHSTYEPVLLASLRPAEPPVLGPVPRRARLPTVVQDLGLHDGIQRVFFGHGLSFWLHKLVFVDAVAYLTGKRLCLDLDRYILVDIDDIFVGKEGTRMKVADVEALLTTQNKLRTLVPNFTFNLGFSGKFYHTGTEEEDAGDDMLLKHRKEFWWFPHMWSHMQPHLFHNRSVLADQMRLNKQFALEHGIPTDLGYAVAPHHSGVYPIHTQLYEAWKSVWGIQVTSTEEYPHLRPARYRRGFIHNGIMVLPRQTCGLFTHTIFYNEYPGGSRELDRSIRGGELFLTVLLNPISIFMTHLSNYGNDRLGLYTFESLVRFLQCWTRLRLQTLPPVPLARKYFELFPQERSPLWQNPCDDKRHKDIWSKEKTCDRLPKFLIVGPQKTGTTAIHFFLSLHPAVTSSFPSPSTFEEIQFFNGPNYHKGIDWYMDFFPVPSNASTDFLFEKSATYFDSEVVPRRGAALLPRAKIITVLTNPADRAYSWYQHQRAHGDPVALNYTFYQVISASSQAPLVLRSLQNRCLVPGYYSTHLQRWLTYYPSGQLLIVDGQELRTNPAASMESIQKFLGITPFLNYTRTLRFDEDKGFWCQGLEGGKTRCLGKSKGRRYPDMDTESRVFLTDFFRNHNLELSKLLNRLGQAVPSWLREELQRSSLG; this is translated from the exons ATGCTTCAGCTGTGGAAGGTGGTACGCCCAGCTCGGCAGCTGGAACTGCACCGCCTCATACTGCTGCTGATTGCTTTCAGCCTGGGCTCCATGGGCTTCCTGGCTTACTATGTATCCACCAGCCCCAAGGCTAAGgaacccctgcccctgcccttggGAGACTGCAGTAGTAGTGGGGCAGCTGCCCCTGGCCTTGCACGGCCTCCACTCCCTCCTCGAATGCCCAGGCCTCCAGAAACAGCTCGAACCGAACCAGTGGTCCTTGTATTTGTGGAGAGTGCATACTCACAACTGGGTCAGGAGATTGTGGCCATCTTGGAGTCTAGTCGTTTTCGTTATAGCACTGAGTTGGCACCTGGTCGAGGGGATATGCCCACATTGACTGATCATACCCATGGCCGCTATGTCTTGGTAATTTATGAGAACCTGCTCAAATATGTTAACCTGGATGCCTGGAGTCGGGAACTACTAGATCGATACTGTGTGGAGTATGGTGTGGGCATCATTGGCTTTTTCCGAGCCCATGAGCACAGCCTACTGAGTGCTCAACTCAAGGGCTTTCCCCTTTTTTTACATTCAAACTTGGGACTACGCGACTACCAAGTGAATCCTTCTGCCCCTCTGCTGCATCTCACTCGCCCTAGCCGCCTGGAACCTGGGCCGCTGCCTGGTGATGACTGGACCATCTTCCAATCCAATCACAGCACATATGAACCAGTGCTTCTTGCCAGCCTTCGGCCAGCTGAACCCCCTGTGCTAGGACCAGTGCCTCGTCGGGCCCGACTTCCCACTGTGGTACAGGACCTGGGGCTTCATGATGGCATCCAGCGGGTGTTCTTTGGCCATGGCCTTTCATTTTGGCTCCACAAACTTGTCTTCGTTGATGCTGTTGCATACCTCACTGGCAAGCGCCTCTGCCTGGACCTTGACCGCTATATCTTAGTAGACATTGATGATATCTTTGTGGGCAAAGAAGGTACCCGCATGAAGGTGGCTGATGTTGAG GCTCTCTTGACCACCCAGAACAAACTCAGGACTTTAGTCCCTAACTTCACCTTCAACCTGGGCTTCTCGGGCAAGTTCTACCATACTG ggacagaggaggaggaTGCAGGGGACGACATGCTGCTGAAGCACCGCAAAGAGTTCTGGTGGTTCCCCCACATGTGGAGCCACATGCAGCCACACCTGTTCCACAATCGCTCCGTACTGGCTGACCAGATGAGGCTCAACAAACAGTTTGCTTTG GAGCATGGGATTCCCACGGATCTGGGGTATGCTGTGGCCCCTCACCACTCGGGCGTGTACCCCATCCACACGCAGCTCTATGAGGCCTGGAAATCTGTGTGGGGCATCCAGGTGACCAGCACTGAGGAGTATCCCCATCTCCGTCCTGCCCGCTACCGCCGTGGCTTTATTCACAATGGCATCATG GTGCTGCCCCGGCAGACATGTGGTCTCTTCACTCACACAATCTTCTATAATGAATATCCTGGAGGATCTCGTGAACTAGACCGGAGCATCCGAGGAGGAGAGCTCTTTCTGACAGTGCTACTTAATCCG ATCAGCATCTTTATGACCCATTTGTCCAATTACGGAAATGACCGGTTGGGCCTGTACACCTTTGAGAGCCTGGTGCGCTTCCTCCAATGCTGGACACGGCTGCGCCTACAGACCCTTCCTCCAGTCCCTCTTGCACGAAAGTACTTTGAACTTTTCCCCCAGGAGAGAAGTCCCCTTTGGCAG AATCCCTGTGATGACAAGAGGCACAAAGATATCTGGTCCAAGGAGAAAACCTGTGATCGGCTCCCCAAATTCCTCATTGTGGGACCCCAGAAGACAG GGACCACAGCTATTCACTTCTTCCTGAGCCTGCACCCAGCTGTGACTAGCAGCTTCCCTAGCCCAAGCACCTTTGAGGAGATTCAGTTCTTCAATGGCCCTAATTACCACAAGGGTATTGACTG GTATATGGACTTCTTCCCTGTTCCTTCTAATGCCAGCACTGACTTCCTGTTTGAAAAAAGTGCCACCTACTTTGATTCAGAGGTTGTACCACGGCGGGGGGCTGCCCTCCTGCCAAGAGCCAAGATCATCACTGTGCTCACCAATCCTGCTGACAGGGCCTACTCCTGGTACCAG CACCAGCGTGCACATGGAGACCCAGTTGCTCTGAACTATACCTTCTACCAGGTGATTTCAGCTTCCTCCCAGGCCCCTCTGGTACTTCGCTCTTTGCAGAACCGCTGTCTTGTCCCTGGCTATTATTCCACCCATCTACAACGCTGGCTGACTTACTACCCCTCTGGACAG CTGCTGATTGTGGATGGGCAAGAGCTGCGAACCAACCCTGCAGCCTCAATGGAGAGCATCCAGAAGTTCCTGGGTATCACGCCCTTTCTGAACTACACACGGACCCTCAG GTTTGATGAAGATAAGGGATTTTGGTGCCAGGGACTTGAAGGTGGTAAAACTCGATGTCTAGGCAAAAGCAAAGGCCGGAGGTACCCAGATATGGACACTGAG TCCCGCGTTTTCCTTACGGATTTTTTCCGAAACCATAACTTGGAGCTATCGAAGCTGCTGAACCGGCTTGGACAGGCAGTACCCTCGTGGCTTCGGGAAGAACTGCAGCGTTCCAGTCTGGGCTGA
- the Ndst2 gene encoding bifunctional heparan sulfate N-deacetylase/N-sulfotransferase 2 isoform X2 gives MLQLWKVVRPARQLELHRLILLLIAFSLGSMGFLAYYVSTSPKAKEPLPLPLGDCSSSGAAAPGLARPPLPPRMPRPPETARTEPVVLVFVESAYSQLGQEIVAILESSRFRYSTELAPGRGDMPTLTDHTHGRYVLVIYENLLKYVNLDAWSRELLDRYCVEYGVGIIGFFRAHEHSLLSAQLKGFPLFLHSNLGLRDYQVNPSAPLLHLTRPSRLEPGPLPGDDWTIFQSNHSTYEPVLLASLRPAEPPVLGPVPRRARLPTVVQDLGLHDGIQRVFFGHGLSFWLHKLVFVDAVAYLTGKRLCLDLDRYILVDIDDIFVGKEGTRMKVADVEALLTTQNKLRTLVPNFTFNLGFSGKFYHTGTEEEDAGDDMLLKHRKEFWWFPHMWSHMQPHLFHNRSVLADQMRLNKQFALLYEAWKSVWGIQVTSTEEYPHLRPARYRRGFIHNGIMVLPRQTCGLFTHTIFYNEYPGGSRELDRSIRGGELFLTVLLNPISIFMTHLSNYGNDRLGLYTFESLVRFLQCWTRLRLQTLPPVPLARKYFELFPQERSPLWQNPCDDKRHKDIWSKEKTCDRLPKFLIVGPQKTGTTAIHFFLSLHPAVTSSFPSPSTFEEIQFFNGPNYHKGIDWYMDFFPVPSNASTDFLFEKSATYFDSEVVPRRGAALLPRAKIITVLTNPADRAYSWYQHQRAHGDPVALNYTFYQVISASSQAPLVLRSLQNRCLVPGYYSTHLQRWLTYYPSGQLLIVDGQELRTNPAASMESIQKFLGITPFLNYTRTLRFDEDKGFWCQGLEGGKTRCLGKSKGRRYPDMDTESRVFLTDFFRNHNLELSKLLNRLGQAVPSWLREELQRSSLG, from the exons ATGCTTCAGCTGTGGAAGGTGGTACGCCCAGCTCGGCAGCTGGAACTGCACCGCCTCATACTGCTGCTGATTGCTTTCAGCCTGGGCTCCATGGGCTTCCTGGCTTACTATGTATCCACCAGCCCCAAGGCTAAGgaacccctgcccctgcccttggGAGACTGCAGTAGTAGTGGGGCAGCTGCCCCTGGCCTTGCACGGCCTCCACTCCCTCCTCGAATGCCCAGGCCTCCAGAAACAGCTCGAACCGAACCAGTGGTCCTTGTATTTGTGGAGAGTGCATACTCACAACTGGGTCAGGAGATTGTGGCCATCTTGGAGTCTAGTCGTTTTCGTTATAGCACTGAGTTGGCACCTGGTCGAGGGGATATGCCCACATTGACTGATCATACCCATGGCCGCTATGTCTTGGTAATTTATGAGAACCTGCTCAAATATGTTAACCTGGATGCCTGGAGTCGGGAACTACTAGATCGATACTGTGTGGAGTATGGTGTGGGCATCATTGGCTTTTTCCGAGCCCATGAGCACAGCCTACTGAGTGCTCAACTCAAGGGCTTTCCCCTTTTTTTACATTCAAACTTGGGACTACGCGACTACCAAGTGAATCCTTCTGCCCCTCTGCTGCATCTCACTCGCCCTAGCCGCCTGGAACCTGGGCCGCTGCCTGGTGATGACTGGACCATCTTCCAATCCAATCACAGCACATATGAACCAGTGCTTCTTGCCAGCCTTCGGCCAGCTGAACCCCCTGTGCTAGGACCAGTGCCTCGTCGGGCCCGACTTCCCACTGTGGTACAGGACCTGGGGCTTCATGATGGCATCCAGCGGGTGTTCTTTGGCCATGGCCTTTCATTTTGGCTCCACAAACTTGTCTTCGTTGATGCTGTTGCATACCTCACTGGCAAGCGCCTCTGCCTGGACCTTGACCGCTATATCTTAGTAGACATTGATGATATCTTTGTGGGCAAAGAAGGTACCCGCATGAAGGTGGCTGATGTTGAG GCTCTCTTGACCACCCAGAACAAACTCAGGACTTTAGTCCCTAACTTCACCTTCAACCTGGGCTTCTCGGGCAAGTTCTACCATACTG ggacagaggaggaggaTGCAGGGGACGACATGCTGCTGAAGCACCGCAAAGAGTTCTGGTGGTTCCCCCACATGTGGAGCCACATGCAGCCACACCTGTTCCACAATCGCTCCGTACTGGCTGACCAGATGAGGCTCAACAAACAGTTTGCTTTG CTCTATGAGGCCTGGAAATCTGTGTGGGGCATCCAGGTGACCAGCACTGAGGAGTATCCCCATCTCCGTCCTGCCCGCTACCGCCGTGGCTTTATTCACAATGGCATCATG GTGCTGCCCCGGCAGACATGTGGTCTCTTCACTCACACAATCTTCTATAATGAATATCCTGGAGGATCTCGTGAACTAGACCGGAGCATCCGAGGAGGAGAGCTCTTTCTGACAGTGCTACTTAATCCG ATCAGCATCTTTATGACCCATTTGTCCAATTACGGAAATGACCGGTTGGGCCTGTACACCTTTGAGAGCCTGGTGCGCTTCCTCCAATGCTGGACACGGCTGCGCCTACAGACCCTTCCTCCAGTCCCTCTTGCACGAAAGTACTTTGAACTTTTCCCCCAGGAGAGAAGTCCCCTTTGGCAG AATCCCTGTGATGACAAGAGGCACAAAGATATCTGGTCCAAGGAGAAAACCTGTGATCGGCTCCCCAAATTCCTCATTGTGGGACCCCAGAAGACAG GGACCACAGCTATTCACTTCTTCCTGAGCCTGCACCCAGCTGTGACTAGCAGCTTCCCTAGCCCAAGCACCTTTGAGGAGATTCAGTTCTTCAATGGCCCTAATTACCACAAGGGTATTGACTG GTATATGGACTTCTTCCCTGTTCCTTCTAATGCCAGCACTGACTTCCTGTTTGAAAAAAGTGCCACCTACTTTGATTCAGAGGTTGTACCACGGCGGGGGGCTGCCCTCCTGCCAAGAGCCAAGATCATCACTGTGCTCACCAATCCTGCTGACAGGGCCTACTCCTGGTACCAG CACCAGCGTGCACATGGAGACCCAGTTGCTCTGAACTATACCTTCTACCAGGTGATTTCAGCTTCCTCCCAGGCCCCTCTGGTACTTCGCTCTTTGCAGAACCGCTGTCTTGTCCCTGGCTATTATTCCACCCATCTACAACGCTGGCTGACTTACTACCCCTCTGGACAG CTGCTGATTGTGGATGGGCAAGAGCTGCGAACCAACCCTGCAGCCTCAATGGAGAGCATCCAGAAGTTCCTGGGTATCACGCCCTTTCTGAACTACACACGGACCCTCAG GTTTGATGAAGATAAGGGATTTTGGTGCCAGGGACTTGAAGGTGGTAAAACTCGATGTCTAGGCAAAAGCAAAGGCCGGAGGTACCCAGATATGGACACTGAG TCCCGCGTTTTCCTTACGGATTTTTTCCGAAACCATAACTTGGAGCTATCGAAGCTGCTGAACCGGCTTGGACAGGCAGTACCCTCGTGGCTTCGGGAAGAACTGCAGCGTTCCAGTCTGGGCTGA
- the Ndst2 gene encoding bifunctional heparan sulfate N-deacetylase/N-sulfotransferase 2 isoform X3, with protein MLLKHRKEFWWFPHMWSHMQPHLFHNRSVLADQMRLNKQFALEHGIPTDLGYAVAPHHSGVYPIHTQLYEAWKSVWGIQVTSTEEYPHLRPARYRRGFIHNGIMVLPRQTCGLFTHTIFYNEYPGGSRELDRSIRGGELFLTVLLNPISIFMTHLSNYGNDRLGLYTFESLVRFLQCWTRLRLQTLPPVPLARKYFELFPQERSPLWQNPCDDKRHKDIWSKEKTCDRLPKFLIVGPQKTGTTAIHFFLSLHPAVTSSFPSPSTFEEIQFFNGPNYHKGIDWYMDFFPVPSNASTDFLFEKSATYFDSEVVPRRGAALLPRAKIITVLTNPADRAYSWYQHQRAHGDPVALNYTFYQVISASSQAPLVLRSLQNRCLVPGYYSTHLQRWLTYYPSGQLLIVDGQELRTNPAASMESIQKFLGITPFLNYTRTLRFDEDKGFWCQGLEGGKTRCLGKSKGRRYPDMDTESRVFLTDFFRNHNLELSKLLNRLGQAVPSWLREELQRSSLG; from the exons ATGCTGCTGAAGCACCGCAAAGAGTTCTGGTGGTTCCCCCACATGTGGAGCCACATGCAGCCACACCTGTTCCACAATCGCTCCGTACTGGCTGACCAGATGAGGCTCAACAAACAGTTTGCTTTG GAGCATGGGATTCCCACGGATCTGGGGTATGCTGTGGCCCCTCACCACTCGGGCGTGTACCCCATCCACACGCAGCTCTATGAGGCCTGGAAATCTGTGTGGGGCATCCAGGTGACCAGCACTGAGGAGTATCCCCATCTCCGTCCTGCCCGCTACCGCCGTGGCTTTATTCACAATGGCATCATG GTGCTGCCCCGGCAGACATGTGGTCTCTTCACTCACACAATCTTCTATAATGAATATCCTGGAGGATCTCGTGAACTAGACCGGAGCATCCGAGGAGGAGAGCTCTTTCTGACAGTGCTACTTAATCCG ATCAGCATCTTTATGACCCATTTGTCCAATTACGGAAATGACCGGTTGGGCCTGTACACCTTTGAGAGCCTGGTGCGCTTCCTCCAATGCTGGACACGGCTGCGCCTACAGACCCTTCCTCCAGTCCCTCTTGCACGAAAGTACTTTGAACTTTTCCCCCAGGAGAGAAGTCCCCTTTGGCAG AATCCCTGTGATGACAAGAGGCACAAAGATATCTGGTCCAAGGAGAAAACCTGTGATCGGCTCCCCAAATTCCTCATTGTGGGACCCCAGAAGACAG GGACCACAGCTATTCACTTCTTCCTGAGCCTGCACCCAGCTGTGACTAGCAGCTTCCCTAGCCCAAGCACCTTTGAGGAGATTCAGTTCTTCAATGGCCCTAATTACCACAAGGGTATTGACTG GTATATGGACTTCTTCCCTGTTCCTTCTAATGCCAGCACTGACTTCCTGTTTGAAAAAAGTGCCACCTACTTTGATTCAGAGGTTGTACCACGGCGGGGGGCTGCCCTCCTGCCAAGAGCCAAGATCATCACTGTGCTCACCAATCCTGCTGACAGGGCCTACTCCTGGTACCAG CACCAGCGTGCACATGGAGACCCAGTTGCTCTGAACTATACCTTCTACCAGGTGATTTCAGCTTCCTCCCAGGCCCCTCTGGTACTTCGCTCTTTGCAGAACCGCTGTCTTGTCCCTGGCTATTATTCCACCCATCTACAACGCTGGCTGACTTACTACCCCTCTGGACAG CTGCTGATTGTGGATGGGCAAGAGCTGCGAACCAACCCTGCAGCCTCAATGGAGAGCATCCAGAAGTTCCTGGGTATCACGCCCTTTCTGAACTACACACGGACCCTCAG GTTTGATGAAGATAAGGGATTTTGGTGCCAGGGACTTGAAGGTGGTAAAACTCGATGTCTAGGCAAAAGCAAAGGCCGGAGGTACCCAGATATGGACACTGAG TCCCGCGTTTTCCTTACGGATTTTTTCCGAAACCATAACTTGGAGCTATCGAAGCTGCTGAACCGGCTTGGACAGGCAGTACCCTCGTGGCTTCGGGAAGAACTGCAGCGTTCCAGTCTGGGCTGA